The sequence below is a genomic window from Lodderomyces elongisporus chromosome 2, complete sequence.
ccGAGCAAAACAACCCAAGGAAGCGCCATATCCGTGAATAAACACTAGGTGCTTTGTAGGCAAATCAGCGTCGTTTTCGATTCTGAAACCAACTTCATTTATATGATGTTTCTCTTCTTGGTCTATCACCACTAGTTTGTGGTCTTTAATTATGCCGGCATTCTCATCAGTGTTTGGGATCATCAAGTCAACCAACTCTTTTTGCAACTCACTCGTCCTATTTTTAGATAACGATTTCCACCATATCTCGGCACATCGACTTAGCGGTAGTGTTTTGATGACTTTATTGGGTTTGTAGTCTTTTGGTAGATGGAAATTGGAGCCATTGGTTTTGAGTGAAAACTGTCGGACGATGATTCGAAGGCGAGTTTGGTGTATCATTTTAGTATTGTATGGTTGAGTTCAACTAAaccaaacaagaaaaagaaaaaacaaggaaaGAAGGGAGGGTAGATGCGAATGTGAAAAATAAAGCTGAAAAACAAGCAGACAAGCAAATAACCAAATAATCAAATAATCAAGTAATCAAGCCCTCAGTGATGAACAAAAGTAGTTTGGATGGGATCGAGAAGAtgcaaaaaatgaaaaaatgaaaaaatgaaataaaaaagaaaaaaaaaaaaaagtaagaaaaagagcaagGAGTTCCTTGGTCATCTTTCAACTATCCTCGCTTAaagataatgataatgaatTCTTTATCGGGGTAAACGATTATATTCAACTGCACCATTAAGATattagaaaacaaaataaagtaaagtaaaattaATTAAATTAACACATATATACTCAAGGATTTACCTTAACAAGAACTAAActaaattaaaagaagTGAAGTTCACTccaaagcaaagaaacaaaacaaaaaaaatttttttttacagaAACCAATCCTATTAAATCAATGAAAGAATACTTTTCTGAGCTTGCTAACATTTTCATTGCCATTGtcatgttctttttctcttggtGACTTTGAAAATGTTAAACTTAAATCGTTATCGTCAATAACACTATCCTGCAGTTGGATTTCATGTCCCAccaattcttcttcaaaaaaCTCGACATCGGGACATTCTTCGTACCATCCTTTCTCAAATGGACCGGTTCTTTCAATTCCAATCTCAACAGGGAAAAAATAGCAAAGAATTGCGTATACGATAAATGCTGAGCAAAAACCCATAAAGAAATTGAGTCTGTACACTTCTGTAGCACCAATGGGCACGGTATGTGTACCTGTAGCACCAACAAATCCCACAATATTTGGCAAGATACCGCATATATAAGCCAAGTATGCTCTCCAATTACATCCAATCTTGTTATAGGCATACATGGATCTAATCgtagtgttttttgtgCTGCTGATGCTATCTTCTTGCCCTGGAAGATCGGCAGAATACAAGTGCGAAAGCTTCAAGTAGCCTCTTCTAACATAGTAGTAGTCACATgcaacaacaccagcaatcgaagaaaggaaaactGAATATGCAGACAAATAAGTTGTGAATCTTGATGAAGAGGAGATCAACTTCCATGGACAGATGGCCAATGCCAAAAATGCACAAAGGTATCCACCTCTTCTGATATTGATGAATCGTGGCAAGATGGCTGAACAGTCAGTACCAAACGACAATGAGTTTGCTGAAATGTTTGTACCCAATTGTGCAAGGGCAAATGCTGcagagataaagaaaacaccTGCACGGTTACCTGAAGTGTAATTGTCCAAGAATCTGCCCAAAACATCCAATGGTGACCAATAAGTTTCTCCATACTTGTTTTCAGCGGCTGAGGTCACCAAAATACCAATCAACGAGGtgattgaaaaacaaattgggATCGAAATGGTGTAAACCAAGTACTTCATACCAAATGATGGCTTATTTGCAAAACGGGCAAAATCTGGTGCGTTAACAATCAAGGTGGCGAAATTGGCCAATGCATTCATTGTTGACTCGACAAACGCCCAGCCCAACTCACCGCCTTGTAATCCTGACTTCTGATGCATAACACTTCCCAATCCATTACATTTGACCAAAGTCCAGATCAAGAAACCGAATCCAGCAATTGGAGCAACGTATGCTTTTACTGTGAAAAGGTGTCTAATCTTGTGTGGTGGGAACCAGATAAATGGCAATTgaaacaaccaaaacaagaatATGCCCAAAAACTGATAAGTTGTCAAGTCTGGATCTGAAATCGTATTGTGGATCTTGTTTGGTAAGCTTTTACCAAATATAGCATGCAACATCAATTGGAAAGTTGGACCAGCCACTGCTGTTTGTACGGCAAACCAAATACATGACATAAACACACGATTGATCACTGGCCACAATGAACCGTATATACCAAAGGATGATCTCACGGCAACGGGGAATGAGATATGATATTGAATACCTACTCTAGCACCAATACTGACAAATATACCACAAAGGAAGTAACCTAACCATACCGAGAGCCAAGTCATCCACCAGTTCATGTTCAGCGGCGCTTGCATACCAGTTGCAGCAATTTGCCAAGTATTGATGTTGAATGAGTCAGCTACCCAGAAAAACACATAGTTATACCATGACCATagtcttcttttctcctcCACTGGTCGTAAATCGTGGTTATAAAGGAACATTTGAGCAGTGGTCAACTCGCCACGGGGCTGTACTTCAAGGAACTTAACTATCCTCAGCCATATTGAGTTTTGTTCTGAATTGGAGATGTCTTCAACAGAAGTGTTGTCTATTTGATCTGAGCCTGAGTACCTGGCATTGGTCACGGTACTTGattccttttcttcactCTTCATTGGTTATTAAAGAGTATTATTGGGTTGGTCGTGATCGTGGTGGTGgtcttgttgttattgttgttattgttgttgttgttgttattgttgttgttgaataaatcaacaatgcaacaaaggaaaggaaaaactcCAACTTTTATATACCATTCAAACACTCATTTGCTAAAATCTTCTTAGGAGGAGTTAGAGGAAGGAGAGGAGAAGGTATGTGTGATAAGATATTTGCTTAACCGCTTAgataaatttttcattatgAAGTGATTAATTGATGATAGTGGAACCCTCTTGTCTTGTTCAAAGATAACATTTTATACATATGGAAATTTATTTCGCAATCG
It includes:
- the DAL4_1 gene encoding Allantoin permease, translating into MKSEEKESSTVTNARYSGSDQIDNTSVEDISNSEQNSIWSRIVKFLEVQPRGELTTAQMFLYNHDLRPVEEKRRLWSWYNYVFFWVADSFNINTWQIAATGMQAPSNMNWWMTWLSVWLGYFLCGIFVSIGARVGIQYHISFPVAVRSSFGIYGSLWPVINRVFMSCIWFAVQTAVAGPTFQLMLHAIFGKSLPNKIHNTISDPDLTTYQFLGIFLFWLFQLPFIWFPPHKIRHLFTVKAYVAPIAGFGFLIWTLVKCNGLGSVMHQKSGLQGGELGWAFVESTMNALANFATLIVNAPDFARFANKPSFGMKYLVYTISIPICFSITSLIGILVTSAAENKYGETYWSPLDVLGRFLDNYTSGNRAGVFFISAAFALAQLGTNISANSLSFGTDCSAILPRFINIRRGGYLCAFLALAICPWKLISSSSRFTTYLSAYSVFLSSIAGVVACDYYYVRRGYLKLSHLYSADLPGQEDSISSTKNTTIRSMYAYNKIGCNWRAYLAYICGILPNIVGFVGATGTHTVPIGATEVYRLNFFMGFCSAFIVYAILCYFFPVEIGIERTGPFEKGWYEECPDVEFFEEELVGHEIQSQDSVIDDNDLSLTFSKSPREKEHDNGNENVSKLRKVFFH